CAGCATGGCGCGCAACTTGTAACTGGAGACAATCAACTCCAGGTGCCTGTTCAGCAACTTGCACCAGGTACATACATCATAAAAGCTGTATGTGCTAATGGATGTGAAACTGCTGTACACAAGTTTGTAAAACAATAGAACTACCCATTTGTAATTAAGAAGCCTGGCTAAATGCCGGGCTTTTTTTATGTGCATAATTTAATGAAAAGCAGGCAGTGCCTGCTGGTTTCCCCAATTTTAAGACTCATTAGAATGCGGTTAGAATACACCGTAACAGAAGCTGCCGGTGCTCTTTTAAGATAATTTTAAAGTTCAAATCATTATTCATGTACGGCATCAAGATCTTCTATCACCAACATCCTGGTGAATGGATACTCATTCCTTCACCTCCTTTTCTCTAATGTTTTTATTGCATTTGAATTCCCCCCATTATTCAACTATTACTTCTTCATTATGAGAAAACTTTACGCGTTTTTATTTTTTACGATGTGCTTGTTTGGAATAAGTCCTTCCACTACAGGCCAAACAGTAACCATAGAAGGTACTGGCACAGCCAGCAGCCATCTTTACGGTCCCATCTATACGTGGAATGCAGCGCCCCGTAGCTACAGGAGCGCACTTATCTATCCAAAAACTTTGCTCACAGGTATGCAGGCTGGTAGTATCATTACGCAGCTATCATTTAGTCGTGGTGCAGATGGTGTATCGCTTCCTGCCGGGAACAACCTGAAACTTTACCTGATGAACACCACTCTCAACGATTGGGGTTCTGGCTCACTTCCGTGGGATGTGTCAGGAGCTGTATTGATATACGATGGAGATCCTGCCAACATTATTGGAAGTACAGCAGGTTATAAGGGATTTCCTGCCATGCAATCATTTACCTACTCAGGAGATAACCTGGTTGTTTTTTCTGAATATGCACAAGTGGCTGCTCCATCAAGTACCATAGGATGGCATTATAATACATCTACCACACAGCCTGCTTATTCTACCAATCAAATCAAGTATACGGCTAACAGTAATACGACAATGCCTGCTTCGCTTGGCTCAAGCAATGCCAACCATGCTAATATGATCATTGATTATGCTGCCAGTGGTCCATGTACCAATCCTCCTATGGCAGGTACTGCTGAATCAAATCCTGCCACGGCTGTGTGCAGTGGAGCTTCTGTAAGTTTAAACCTAACTGGTAATACAAGCGGTACTGGTCAAACTTACCAATGGCAGGAAGCGTCAGACCCTGCAGGTCCTTATACCAATTTTGGTTCTGCTTCAAATACTGCATTCGTTACGGTTAATCCTACCACTACTACGTACTATCGCGCAGTGGTTACTTGTAATGGCGTTAGCGATACATCGCAACCCGTAACTGTTATTGTTACTCCGCCAATGTCCGGCAGCTATACCATCAACAACGGCCTGCCAAGTGGCAGTGGTAACTTCCAGACATTTGCTGAAGCCATCAATAGCCTTACTTGTGGTATCAATGGCCCGGTACGTTTTGATGTAACACATGGTGTGTACAATGAACAGGTAGTTATCCCTGCAATACCTGGTGCATCTGCTACTAATACAATTACTTTCAAAGGTAATCTTGCTACTATTTCTTTCAATTCTACTACCTCTGGTTCACGTGCTGGTATCACGCTTAATGGTGCAGATCATATCATCATCGACAGCCTGAATGTAGATGCAGGCACAGGAACTTATGGCTGGGGTATATTACTTACCAACCAGGCAGATTCCAATGTCATTTCCAATTGCCAGGTCACTACTAATACCTCTGCTACAACTACCAATTATGGTGGTATTGTTATCAGTGGCTCTGCTACTTCGTTAAGCTCAGCTGGTAACAATGGTAACTATAACCTGATAACTGGCAATACGGTAACGGGTGGTTATTATGGTATATCAGCTTATGGTAGCACAACCACATACAACAAAGGAAATGTGATCAGCAACAACCTGGTGACCGACTATTACTACTACAGCATTTACAGCTATGGTAACGATAGCATCACCATCAGCAGCAACGAGCTAACAAGACCAACACGTACCAGCGTTTCCAGTTACAATCTCTATTTATCATCAAGTACCGGAATTTTGGCAGAGAAGAACAGGATGCACAACTTGTTTGGTGGTGCTACCTCTAGTACTTCTGCCTTCTATAATATTTACATCAGCACTTCTGGTACAGCTACTGCTGTAAACAGGTTGGAGAATAACCTGGTGTATAATATCAACAATGGTGGCGGAGCTATATACGGAGTATATGCATTAGGCTACAACTACTGGAATATTTACCACAACACCATAGTACTAGACGATGCTGCTGCTACTGCAGGTACCACCTATGGTATATATGCATATGGTTCTACGGAAATGCATGTAAAGAACAACATCGTATACATCACTCGTGGTGGTACGGGTACAAAATATGCCCTGTATTATTCTACTACAGGTGTTACATCTTCTAACAACAACGTGCTGTACATGAATGCACCTGCAGGAACAAACAACCTGGCATATCACAGTACAGCTTATGCTACACTGGCTGATTGGCAGCAGGCACCTGCAGGTTACGACCAGAACAGCCTTAGCTTAGATCCTATGTTCCAGGCGCCGGGAGCTGGCGACTTCAAACCAATGGAGCCGAACATCAACAACATGGGCGACAACGTAGGTGTAACAACAGATATATTGGACAGTGCACGTTTGGTAACAGCACCTGATCCTGGAGCATACGAGTTTCAGCTGCCTGCATGTACCAATCCTCCTGTTCCTGGTATGGTATCTACAAGTGAAATGAATGCATGCGCCGGAGCAGAATTCACGCTTGATCTTTCTGGTAACAGTGCAGGTGAATACCAGCTTTACCAGTGGCAGTCATCTACAGATAACATCAACTTTACAAACATTGGTGCTGCGCAAACAATAACTTCATACACCACATCGCAACAAACCAGTACATGGTATAGAGCAATGGTAACATGTAGTGGAGGCGCACCAGTATATTCTGATACAATACTTGTTTCCACGCCAGCATTTGTGTCAGGAACATTTAGCATCAATAGTGGCCAGCCTACAGGTGGTGGCAGCTTCCAGACATTTACTGAAGCAATTAACCACATTAAGTGCGGCATCAATGGTCCTGTAGTATTGAATGTAGCGCCAGGAAGCAGCTACAACGAACAGTTTACCATTCCTGCTATTGCGGGTACTTCGGCTACTAACACCATTACTATAAATGGTAACGGAGCATATATTTCTTATACTTCTACATCATCGTCGGACAGGGCCATCATCAAACTGGATGGTGCAGATTATGTAACTGTTGATAGCTTATTCATAACAGCTACCGGCTCTGCCACTACAGAATATGGTTATGGTATACAGCTGGTGAATGATGCAGATCACAACACGATCACAAGAAACACGATCATGTTGACATCAACTCCTGCAACTGCTGCATCATCAGCTTTTGCCGGTATAGTAGTAAACAGCAGTGGTGCTACTTCACCTACAGGTACAGGCGATAGCAGGAGCGATAGTAACTACATTGCCCACAACAGGATCTCCGGAGGCTATTCTGGTATATCACTTACAGCAAGTGGTACCACCAGCAACATCTTTGGAAACGTAGTTGCTAATAATATTATAGAAGACTTCTACCTGTATGGTATTTACCTGAATGGTACACATGGTACTGTAGTAGAAGGTAACGACATAAGCAGGATGACACGTAGTTCTGTTAGCACATTTAACGGAGTGTACATGAGTACAGGAAATGTAGG
This region of Aridibaculum aurantiacum genomic DNA includes:
- a CDS encoding T9SS type A sorting domain-containing protein is translated as MRKLYAFLFFTMCLFGISPSTTGQTVTIEGTGTASSHLYGPIYTWNAAPRSYRSALIYPKTLLTGMQAGSIITQLSFSRGADGVSLPAGNNLKLYLMNTTLNDWGSGSLPWDVSGAVLIYDGDPANIIGSTAGYKGFPAMQSFTYSGDNLVVFSEYAQVAAPSSTIGWHYNTSTTQPAYSTNQIKYTANSNTTMPASLGSSNANHANMIIDYAASGPCTNPPMAGTAESNPATAVCSGASVSLNLTGNTSGTGQTYQWQEASDPAGPYTNFGSASNTAFVTVNPTTTTYYRAVVTCNGVSDTSQPVTVIVTPPMSGSYTINNGLPSGSGNFQTFAEAINSLTCGINGPVRFDVTHGVYNEQVVIPAIPGASATNTITFKGNLATISFNSTTSGSRAGITLNGADHIIIDSLNVDAGTGTYGWGILLTNQADSNVISNCQVTTNTSATTTNYGGIVISGSATSLSSAGNNGNYNLITGNTVTGGYYGISAYGSTTTYNKGNVISNNLVTDYYYYSIYSYGNDSITISSNELTRPTRTSVSSYNLYLSSSTGILAEKNRMHNLFGGATSSTSAFYNIYISTSGTATAVNRLENNLVYNINNGGGAIYGVYALGYNYWNIYHNTIVLDDAAATAGTTYGIYAYGSTEMHVKNNIVYITRGGTGTKYALYYSTTGVTSSNNNVLYMNAPAGTNNLAYHSTAYATLADWQQAPAGYDQNSLSLDPMFQAPGAGDFKPMEPNINNMGDNVGVTTDILDSARLVTAPDPGAYEFQLPACTNPPVPGMVSTSEMNACAGAEFTLDLSGNSAGEYQLYQWQSSTDNINFTNIGAAQTITSYTTSQQTSTWYRAMVTCSGGAPVYSDTILVSTPAFVSGTFSINSGQPTGGGSFQTFTEAINHIKCGINGPVVLNVAPGSSYNEQFTIPAIAGTSATNTITINGNGAYISYTSTSSSDRAIIKLDGADYVTVDSLFITATGSATTEYGYGIQLVNDADHNTITRNTIMLTSTPATAASSAFAGIVVNSSGATSPTGTGDSRSDSNYIAHNRISGGYSGISLTASGTTSNIFGNVVANNIIEDFYLYGIYLNGTHGTVVEGNDISRMTRSSVSTFNGVYMSTGNVGVHINRNKIHDAFNGNTSSTSAAYGVYTSGSDATAANPNIISNNMIFGFNNAGTQYGIYNTGSDSAKYYFNSILLDGQANTSTTYVTRGIYQTTLAYGLEFKNNIIVVSRQSVGQNHGIYMNTATTTFVSDHNNIYVPTATGSVNNVGYAGGSEYITLADWKTGTSQDANSWSVDPLFVSSSDLHLIAGSPMDDKGTPVGITTDIDGDARDANTPDIGADEMPLSTGVDLQMVGLVSPLSTTTCYNQEPVVVEIKNNSQNPISFANNNATVVVEVTGATNANFSAIVDTGSLASGETRLITLSPATLNMSAPGGYTFKATVAVNGDVNPANDQAPIVTLTKETLAAGNIEAESTDLCLSGTPSMKLQNVQGYGSLQWQQSTTTGTGFVDIAGATDTVYTAAAPINQTMYYRVIAVCGSDSATSPEQIIVVTQPLVMNTTSGARCGSGTVTMSATANAGATIHWYKDAIGGAPLYTGNSFTTTISSDTSFFVSASIGGANETVGAPNNSIGTTSAYATDFYYLTFDVLQRVTIRSVDVYPNVAAGTSAYIEILNNTGSVLHSIPYTTTVASGSVQTVPLNVTLPAGSYRMKQGSGSGNYISLFRNTTGGSFPYQSQALNITGHNLSGSPQYYYFFYNWQISTGCESGRTEVLATVNDCAMPVTLVNFKGERKGEVNQLDWTTLTEVNNAGFELQRSADGAAFTKLAYVASRTVDGNSTSSLTYTFDDVRPFAGNSYYRLKQLDKDGKFSYSPVVLIKGAKANSVIISSIYPNPVRNQLNMVVAAPSAEKVNLLVTDFSGKVVIQQAAQLVSGDNQLQVPVQQLSSGTYIIKAICANGCETAVHKFVKQ